The genomic DNA GCTATATCCGATATGATCGAAATGGAGAATCAAAATTTAGAGCAAGGATCTAGAGCTTTAAAAATATTGGTTACTGATGAGAGTGGTAAAGTTTTATATAAAACGAAGCAGGCGCAAGAAGAGCAAATCGATTTGCATAATACGATTCGTAATGCAGCATCATTTGCGATTAACTATTCAAATGGTCGAGATGTATTTGAAAATACGAGAAAAGAATTTATAGCTTTTTCACCTATTACAATAGAAGATAAGAATTTATATATGTTCGTTAGTGGAATACCAGATGGTGTAGTAATGTATGATACGGAAGAAGGACCATTCCCATTTTTAATTGGTGTACTCGTGTTCATTTTCTCTTTCTTCTATATAACAAAGAGGAAGATGAAGCAAATTGAAGCGATGGCAGAAGGTGTAAAGGAAATAGAAAAAGGAAACTTAGCGTACCGTATTGAGAAGAAAGGTGAAGATGAGATTGCGTCTTTAACTGAGAATATTAATAATATGGCGGAAGAGCTTATGAATAATATAGAAAAAGAACGTAAATTAGAAAAGCAGAAAAATGAGCTTATTACGAATGTATCTCATGATTTACGTACACCACTTACTTCTATTATGGGTTACTTACGATTACTTCGAGATTCTAAATATGAAAATCAAGAACAACATGATGAGTATACGAGAATTGCTTTTGCGAAGTCGGAGCAGTTAAAGAATTTAATAGAAGATTTATTTGAGTATACGAAGTTAACGAATGAACAAGTTGTGTTAGAAAAACAAGAAGTATGTGTAAATGAGTTATTGGAGCAATTAATAGAAGAGTTAGTACCGCAAGCGGAAGAGCATGGACTTACGTTTGTTAAGAAGTTTCCTGAGGAACGTGCCTATGCAGCGATTGATTCGGAAAAGATGGTCCGTGTATTTGATAATCTATTAATGAACGCGATTAAGTATAGTAAAGATAATGGGGAGATAAAAGTTTCTCTTCAAAGGCAGCGCCGGGATATACAAATTGTAATTGCGAATCATAGTGAAGAGTTTACGAGAGGAGAGTTAGCGAGTTTGTTTGAACGCTTTTATAAGAAAGATCAATCTAGAAGTAGAGTAACAGAAGGATCGGGCCTTGGATTGGCGATTGCGAAAAGTATTGTTGAATTACAAGGTGGTAGTATTCGAGCTGAATATGAGGATGGTATTATTCAGTTTATCGTCTCGTTACCAATTATAGAAAGATAATAAACGAATAGAATGGTATATGATAAAAAGGCTTATTTTAAAAGAAATAAGCCTTTTTATATTTTTTTTAGAAAAACATGTTGACGATTAGGGATTAGAGGTGTAATATAGAACAAGTCGCCGATGCAATAACGCAGAACACGACAAA from Bacillus basilensis includes the following:
- the ampS gene encoding aminopeptidase AmpS, with the protein product MKKIFNPFTYVRKTRELIEKLVKSVRKSIRIQLITTFAACALLGVLSAKAAAPFFENANRQATIDYRAGMERINHQAQGAANSSVHENKLEAISDMIEMENQNLEQGSRALKILVTDESGKVLYKTKQAQEEQIDLHNTIRNAASFAINYSNGRDVFENTRKEFIAFSPITIEDKNLYMFVSGIPDGVVMYDTEEGPFPFLIGVLVFIFSFFYITKRKMKQIEAMAEGVKEIEKGNLAYRIEKKGEDEIASLTENINNMAEELMNNIEKERKLEKQKNELITNVSHDLRTPLTSIMGYLRLLRDSKYENQEQHDEYTRIAFAKSEQLKNLIEDLFEYTKLTNEQVVLEKQEVCVNELLEQLIEELVPQAEEHGLTFVKKFPEERAYAAIDSEKMVRVFDNLLMNAIKYSKDNGEIKVSLQRQRRDIQIVIANHSEEFTRGELASLFERFYKKDQSRSRVTEGSGLGLAIAKSIVELQGGSIRAEYEDGIIQFIVSLPIIER